Proteins found in one Homalodisca vitripennis isolate AUS2020 chromosome 4, UT_GWSS_2.1, whole genome shotgun sequence genomic segment:
- the LOC124360961 gene encoding uncharacterized protein LOC124360961 codes for MILANGPVTVAGTSSLAPSSTYRTQVNALRCASMILANGPVTVAGTSSLAPSSTYRTQVNALRCATMILANGPVTVAGTSSLAPSSTYRTQVNALRCASMILANGPVTVAGTSSLAPSSTYRTQVNALRCASMILANGPCDSSWHIISCPQLHVPYSGKRSAVR; via the exons ATGATACTGGCCAATGGTCCTGTGACAGTAGCTGGCACATCATCTCTTGCCCCCAGCTCCACGTACCGTACTCAG GTAAACGCTCTGCGGTGCGCTAGTATGATACTGGCCAATGGTCCTGTGACAGTAGCTGGCACATCATCTCTTGCCCCCAGCTCCACGTACCGTACTCAGGTAAACGCTCTGCGGTGCGCTACTATGATACTGGCCAATGGTCCTGTGACAGTAGCTGGCACATCATCTCTTGCCCCCAGCTCCACGTACCGTACTCAGGTAAACGCTCTGCGGTGCGCTAGTATGATACTGGCCAATGGTCCTGTGACAGTAGCCGGCACATCATCTCTTGCCCCCAGCTCCACGTACCGTACTCAGGTAAACGCTCTGCGGTGCGCTAGTATGATACTGGCCAATGGTCCTTGTGACAGTAGCTGGCACATCATCTCTTGCCCCCAGCTCCACGTACCGTACTCAGGTAAACGCTCTGCGGTGCGCTAG